A DNA window from Gorilla gorilla gorilla isolate KB3781 chromosome 6, NHGRI_mGorGor1-v2.1_pri, whole genome shotgun sequence contains the following coding sequences:
- the LOC115930162 gene encoding serine protease 1 isoform X1 — protein sequence MHMRETNVFTLKKGRSAPLVFHPPDALIASPFDDDDKIVGGYTCEENSLPYQVSLNSGYHFCGGSLINEQWVVSAAHCYKSRIQVRLGEHNIEVLEGNEQFINAAKIIRHPQYDRKTVNNDIMLIKLSTPAVINARVSTISLPTAPPAAGTECLISGWGNTASSGADYPDELQCLDAPVLSQAECEASYPGKITNNMFCVGFLEGGKDSCQGDSGGPVVCNGQLQGIVSWGYGCAQKNRPGVYTKVYNYVDWIKDTIAANS from the exons ATGCACATGAGAGAGACAAATGTCTTCACATTGAAGAAGGGGAGGAGTGCGCCATTGGTTTTCCATCCTCCAGATGCACTGA TTGCTTCCCcctttgatgatgatgacaagATCGTTGGGGGCTACACCTGTGAGGAGAATTCTCTCCCCTACCAGGTGTCCCTGAATTCTGGCTACCACTTCTGCGGTGGCTCCCTCATCAACGAACAGTGGGTGGTATCAGCAGCTCACTGCTACAAGTC CCGCATCCAGGTGCGACTGGGAGAGCACAACATCGAAGTCCTGGAGGGGAATGAGCAGTTCATAAATGCGGCCAAGATCATCCGCCACCCCCAATACGACAGGAAGACTGTGAACAATGACATCATGCTGATCAAGCTCTCCACACCTGCCGTCATCAATGCCCGTGTGTCCACCATTTCTCTGCCCACCGCCCCTCCAGCTGCTGGCACCGAGTGCCTCATCTCCGGCTGGGGCAACACTGCGAGCTCTGGCG CCGACTACCCAGACGAGCTGCAGTGCCTGGACGCTCCTGTGCTGAGCCAGGCTGAGTGTGAAGCCTCCTACCCTGGAAAGATTACCAACAACATGTTCTGTGTGGGCTTCCTTGAGGGAGGCAAGGATTCCTGCCAG GGTGACTCTGGTGGCCCTGTGGTCTGCAATGGACAGCTCCAAGGAATTGTCTCCTGGGGCTATGGCTGTGCCCAGAAGAACAGGCCTGGAGTCTACACCAAGGTCTACAACTATGTGGACTGGATTAAGGACACCATAGCTGCCAACAGCTAA
- the LOC115930162 gene encoding serine protease 1 isoform X4 encodes MNPLLILAFVGAAVASPFDDDDKIVGGYTCEENSLPYQVSLNSGYHFCGGSLINEQWVVSAAHCYKSGRIQVRLGEHNIEVLEGNEQFINAAKIIRHPQYDRKTVNNDIMLIKLSTPAVINARVSTISLPTAPPAAGTECLISGWGNTASSGADYPDELQCLDAPVLSQAECEASYPGKITNNMFCVGFLEGGKDSCQGDSGGPVVCNGQLQGIVSWGYGCAQKNRPGVYTKVYNYVDWIKDTIAANS; translated from the exons ATGAATCCACTCCTGATCCTTGCCTTTGTGGGAGCTGCTG TTGCTTCCCcctttgatgatgatgacaagATCGTTGGGGGCTACACCTGTGAGGAGAATTCTCTCCCCTACCAGGTGTCCCTGAATTCTGGCTACCACTTCTGCGGTGGCTCCCTCATCAACGAACAGTGGGTGGTATCAGCAGCTCACTGCTACAAGTC AGG CCGCATCCAGGTGCGACTGGGAGAGCACAACATCGAAGTCCTGGAGGGGAATGAGCAGTTCATAAATGCGGCCAAGATCATCCGCCACCCCCAATACGACAGGAAGACTGTGAACAATGACATCATGCTGATCAAGCTCTCCACACCTGCCGTCATCAATGCCCGTGTGTCCACCATTTCTCTGCCCACCGCCCCTCCAGCTGCTGGCACCGAGTGCCTCATCTCCGGCTGGGGCAACACTGCGAGCTCTGGCG CCGACTACCCAGACGAGCTGCAGTGCCTGGACGCTCCTGTGCTGAGCCAGGCTGAGTGTGAAGCCTCCTACCCTGGAAAGATTACCAACAACATGTTCTGTGTGGGCTTCCTTGAGGGAGGCAAGGATTCCTGCCAG GGTGACTCTGGTGGCCCTGTGGTCTGCAATGGACAGCTCCAAGGAATTGTCTCCTGGGGCTATGGCTGTGCCCAGAAGAACAGGCCTGGAGTCTACACCAAGGTCTACAACTATGTGGACTGGATTAAGGACACCATAGCTGCCAACAGCTAA
- the LOC115930162 gene encoding serine protease 1 isoform X2: MNPLLILAFVGAAVASPFDDDDKIVGGYTCEENSLPYQVSLNSGYHFCGGSLINEQWVVSAAHCYKSAINSKLSGRGCEYHRIQVRLGEHNIEVLEGNEQFINAAKIIRHPQYDRKTVNNDIMLIKLSTPAVINARVSTISLPTAPPAAGTECLISGWGNTASSGADYPDELQCLDAPVLSQAECEASYPGKITNNMFCVGFLEGGKDSCQGDSGGPVVCNGQLQGIVSWGYGCAQKNRPGVYTKVYNYVDWIKDTIAANS; the protein is encoded by the exons ATGAATCCACTCCTGATCCTTGCCTTTGTGGGAGCTGCTG TTGCTTCCCcctttgatgatgatgacaagATCGTTGGGGGCTACACCTGTGAGGAGAATTCTCTCCCCTACCAGGTGTCCCTGAATTCTGGCTACCACTTCTGCGGTGGCTCCCTCATCAACGAACAGTGGGTGGTATCAGCAGCTCACTGCTACAAGTC GGCAATTAACTCAAAATTATCAGGAAGAGGGTGTGAATATCA CCGCATCCAGGTGCGACTGGGAGAGCACAACATCGAAGTCCTGGAGGGGAATGAGCAGTTCATAAATGCGGCCAAGATCATCCGCCACCCCCAATACGACAGGAAGACTGTGAACAATGACATCATGCTGATCAAGCTCTCCACACCTGCCGTCATCAATGCCCGTGTGTCCACCATTTCTCTGCCCACCGCCCCTCCAGCTGCTGGCACCGAGTGCCTCATCTCCGGCTGGGGCAACACTGCGAGCTCTGGCG CCGACTACCCAGACGAGCTGCAGTGCCTGGACGCTCCTGTGCTGAGCCAGGCTGAGTGTGAAGCCTCCTACCCTGGAAAGATTACCAACAACATGTTCTGTGTGGGCTTCCTTGAGGGAGGCAAGGATTCCTGCCAG GGTGACTCTGGTGGCCCTGTGGTCTGCAATGGACAGCTCCAAGGAATTGTCTCCTGGGGCTATGGCTGTGCCCAGAAGAACAGGCCTGGAGTCTACACCAAGGTCTACAACTATGTGGACTGGATTAAGGACACCATAGCTGCCAACAGCTAA
- the LOC115930162 gene encoding serine protease 1 isoform X3: MNPLLILAFVGAAVASPFDDDDKIVGGYTCEENSLPYQVSLNSGYHFCGGSLINEQWVVSAAHCYKSRIQVRLGEHNIEVLEGNEQFINAAKIIRHPQYDRKTVNNDIMLIKLSTPAVINARVSTISLPTAPPAAGTECLISGWGNTASSGADYPDELQCLDAPVLSQAECEASYPGKITNNMFCVGFLEGGKDSCQGDSGGPVVCNGQLQGIVSWGYGCAQKNRPGVYTKVYNYVDWIKDTIAANS; the protein is encoded by the exons ATGAATCCACTCCTGATCCTTGCCTTTGTGGGAGCTGCTG TTGCTTCCCcctttgatgatgatgacaagATCGTTGGGGGCTACACCTGTGAGGAGAATTCTCTCCCCTACCAGGTGTCCCTGAATTCTGGCTACCACTTCTGCGGTGGCTCCCTCATCAACGAACAGTGGGTGGTATCAGCAGCTCACTGCTACAAGTC CCGCATCCAGGTGCGACTGGGAGAGCACAACATCGAAGTCCTGGAGGGGAATGAGCAGTTCATAAATGCGGCCAAGATCATCCGCCACCCCCAATACGACAGGAAGACTGTGAACAATGACATCATGCTGATCAAGCTCTCCACACCTGCCGTCATCAATGCCCGTGTGTCCACCATTTCTCTGCCCACCGCCCCTCCAGCTGCTGGCACCGAGTGCCTCATCTCCGGCTGGGGCAACACTGCGAGCTCTGGCG CCGACTACCCAGACGAGCTGCAGTGCCTGGACGCTCCTGTGCTGAGCCAGGCTGAGTGTGAAGCCTCCTACCCTGGAAAGATTACCAACAACATGTTCTGTGTGGGCTTCCTTGAGGGAGGCAAGGATTCCTGCCAG GGTGACTCTGGTGGCCCTGTGGTCTGCAATGGACAGCTCCAAGGAATTGTCTCCTGGGGCTATGGCTGTGCCCAGAAGAACAGGCCTGGAGTCTACACCAAGGTCTACAACTATGTGGACTGGATTAAGGACACCATAGCTGCCAACAGCTAA